Genomic DNA from uncultured Desulfuromusa sp.:
GAATAATTGTCGTCCCAGTTCAGTTTCCAGCTGTTGAATCGCGGCTGAAATAGATGGTTGGGCAACATAGCATCTTCTGGCCGCAGCGCTGAGACTTAATTCTTCATAAACTGAAATAAAATAGCGCAACGCACGGAAATCCATAAATTAGCCAATAAGACCTTTTGTTGAGATTGGTTATCTTTATCTGATTTTTAGAATAAATAACATGTCCTGAGTAAAACAACCAATGTTGAAAATCAGAATTTATCTGAAGCCATAGTTTAAACCTTGAGCCCACAAAGTAAAACTGTATTATCTCTTTATTGTCTTTTTAGTTATATATATGTAAGTCACTATTTCATATGGTTTTTTTGTTTTCCCATCATATCAACATCACGAAAATTAATAAGGGAGGAAATAATGGAATTTTTAAAAAGACTTGGGGTTAAAGATAAAAACTTTGGTGCTTCGACCGGGACACAATGGAATGAAACAATTGATCAGGGTGAGTTAAATATTGTTTCTCCTGTTGATGGCAAGCATATCGCCAGTGTTTATCTTGCTTCAGAGAAAGATTATGACAAGGTTGTTGCCACCGCTACCGAAGCTTTTAAACACTGGCGAATGGTTCCTGCTCCCAAGCGAGGAGAAGTTGTCCGACAAATCGGCCTGCAATTACGCAAACATAAAAATGACCTTGGGACCCTTGTTTCCTATGAGATGGGTAAATCTCTTCAGGAGGGAAAAGGTGAAGTTCAGGAGATGATTGATATTTGCGACCTCGCTGTTGGTCAGTCTCGACAACTTTACGGCCATACAATGACATCTGAACGTGAACAGCATCGTATGTACGATCAATATCATCCTCTCGGTGTTGTCGGGATTATCAGTGCGTTTAATTTCCCTGTTGCTGTATGGTCTTGGAACAGCATGATTGCTTCTGTTTGTGGGAATACCAGCCTTTGGAAGCCTTCATCTAAAGTTCCCCTGACAGCCATTGCTGTTCAGAACATTTTAGCTGAGGTGTTAAAAACAAATGATTTGCCCGAAGGGTTGTTCAATCTGGTGATCGGTCGTGGTTCTGCTGTGGGGGAAAAACTGCTTAATGACAAGCAGGTCCCTTTAATATCAATCACCGGGTCTACTGAAGTCGGTCGTCATGGTGCGCAAATTATTGCCCGGCGATTCGGCAAGTCGATACTTGAGCTTGGTGGCAATAATGCCATTATCCTGTCTCCAAATGCCGATCTGCAAATAGCTCTGCCTGCGATCGTTTTTGGGGCTGTAGGGACTGCCGGGCAACGCTGCACGTCGACGCGAAGGCTGATAGTTCATGATTCTATCTATGATAAAGTCAAGGCATCGATTGTTAGCGCATATCGTGGTTTGAAAGTCGGTGATCCGTTGGATGAAGCAAATCACGTTGGTCCTTTGATTGACAAAATGGCCGTAGAAGAGTTTAAAAGAGCTTTGGTGCGAGCAGAAGAAGAAGGGGGGAAAATCGTGTGTGGTGGCGACATTCTTGCTGGCAAAGGCTATGAATCCGGATGTTATGTTAGCCCTGCTGTAGTTGAGGCTGAAAACAGTTATGAAATTGTTCAGGAAGAAACCTTTGCCCCCATTCTTTATCTCATCAAGTATAGTGGTGCTGTTGAGAATGCCATAGAATTGCACAATGGTGTCGTTCAGGGTCTTTCTTCAGCGATATTTACCAACAGTTTGCTTGAAGCTGAAGAATTTTTATCGGCATCGGGGTCAGATTGCGGTATTGCCAATGTCAATATCGGTACCTCCGGTGCTGAGATTGGAGGTGCTTTTGGTGGTGAAAAAGAAACCGGAGGTGGTCGTGAATCAGGGTCAGATGCCTGGAAGGCATATATGCGTCGGCAGACCAATACCATCAATTATGGCAGAAGTTTGCCGTTGGCACAGGGGATTAAGTTTGATATTTAGGTGAAAGTCGAATTTGCCTTACTTCCGTGTGATTTTTAATCGAATTCTTTATATTAAAAATGTTAAGGTCTTTGAATTCTTTTATTTATTAATAATTCTGGAGCATTGTGTTGATCTATCATGGTGGATAATTTTATCCAGGCTATCACAACTGAGTGAAGCCTCACAGAGGAGGTACAAAATGAAAAAAACTTTTTTCCTTGTGCTGTTACTGTTGGTTTTTACTGCTCCGACAGTTATGGCATCAACCCCTAAAGACACTCTGGTCATGGCCTTCAGTATTGACGATATGATCACTCTTGACCCGGCTGAAATTTTTGAGTTCTCCGGAGCTGAGTATGCAGGCAATACTTATGACAGACTTATTGGCTACGATGTTGATAATGTCAGTAATATCTATGGTGCCGTCGCTGAAAATTGGACAATTTCGCCTGATGGTAAAACTTATGTTTTTAATATTCGTAAAGGGATCACATTCTCTTCGGGAAATAAACTGACTGCAGATGATGTGGTTTTTTCTCTGCAACGGGTCATTAAGCTTGATAAATCACCGGCATTCATCCTTTCACAGTTTGGGTTTACTCCTGCAAATGTCGCTGAAAAAATTTCCAAGATTGATAACTATACCGTTAAGATTGTTGTGGATAAAGCTTATGCGCCAACTTTTTTTCTGTATTGTATGACTTCAACTGTGGGTTCGATAGTTGACAAGAAGGAGGTGCTGGCTCATGAAAAAGATGGTGACCTGGGATATGGCTGGCTGAAGACGGGTTATGCTGGTTCTGGACCTTATAAACTCAAAACATGGAAAGCCTCTGAATCATTGATCCTGGATCGTAATGATAGTTACTGGGGCGATAAAGCTAAACTCAAGCGGGTTTTTATTCGTCATATTGCCGAGTCTTCAACCCAGCGTTTGCTGCTCGAAAAAGGTGATATTGATATTGCCAGAAATCTGGGTCCTGATGATATCAAGGGTCTGGCAGGCAATAAGGATATTATTGTGCGGACAAAGGCCAAAGGTGCTGTCTGGTATCTGGGTTTAAATCAGAAGAATCAGTATCTGAAGATTCCTCAAGTCCGTCAGGCACTGAAATACCTGATCGACTATAAAGGGATGGAAGCCACTCTTCTTAATGGCAAAGCTACAGTCCACCAGGCTTTTTTGCCGAAAGGTTTTCTTGGTGCTCTTGAAGACACTCCATTCTCCCTCAATGTCAGCAAAGCAAAAGAGCTATTGAAAGAAGTCGGTTTGGAAAAAGGCTTTAGGCTGACCATGGATACTCGAAACACTGAGCCAACGACCTCAATGGCGATTGCTGTTCAGGGAACATTTGCTTTAGCTGGAATCAAGTTGGAAATCATT
This window encodes:
- a CDS encoding aldehyde dehydrogenase family protein; its protein translation is MEFLKRLGVKDKNFGASTGTQWNETIDQGELNIVSPVDGKHIASVYLASEKDYDKVVATATEAFKHWRMVPAPKRGEVVRQIGLQLRKHKNDLGTLVSYEMGKSLQEGKGEVQEMIDICDLAVGQSRQLYGHTMTSEREQHRMYDQYHPLGVVGIISAFNFPVAVWSWNSMIASVCGNTSLWKPSSKVPLTAIAVQNILAEVLKTNDLPEGLFNLVIGRGSAVGEKLLNDKQVPLISITGSTEVGRHGAQIIARRFGKSILELGGNNAIILSPNADLQIALPAIVFGAVGTAGQRCTSTRRLIVHDSIYDKVKASIVSAYRGLKVGDPLDEANHVGPLIDKMAVEEFKRALVRAEEEGGKIVCGGDILAGKGYESGCYVSPAVVEAENSYEIVQEETFAPILYLIKYSGAVENAIELHNGVVQGLSSAIFTNSLLEAEEFLSASGSDCGIANVNIGTSGAEIGGAFGGEKETGGGRESGSDAWKAYMRRQTNTINYGRSLPLAQGIKFDI
- a CDS encoding ABC transporter substrate-binding protein, with product MKKTFFLVLLLLVFTAPTVMASTPKDTLVMAFSIDDMITLDPAEIFEFSGAEYAGNTYDRLIGYDVDNVSNIYGAVAENWTISPDGKTYVFNIRKGITFSSGNKLTADDVVFSLQRVIKLDKSPAFILSQFGFTPANVAEKISKIDNYTVKIVVDKAYAPTFFLYCMTSTVGSIVDKKEVLAHEKDGDLGYGWLKTGYAGSGPYKLKTWKASESLILDRNDSYWGDKAKLKRVFIRHIAESSTQRLLLEKGDIDIARNLGPDDIKGLAGNKDIIVRTKAKGAVWYLGLNQKNQYLKIPQVRQALKYLIDYKGMEATLLNGKATVHQAFLPKGFLGALEDTPFSLNVSKAKELLKEVGLEKGFRLTMDTRNTEPTTSMAIAVQGTFALAGIKLEIIPGEGKQTLTKYRARNHDIYIGRWGPDYMDPHTNADTFARNPDNSDDAKSKPLAWRNAWDIPEMTQKADAAVLERDTAKRAQMYLDLQKEHQQKSPFIIMFQDIEIFSKRANVNGFILGPSFDSNFYQYTTK